In Methanocaldococcus lauensis, a single genomic region encodes these proteins:
- the mcrC gene encoding methyl-coenzyme M reductase I operon protein C: MVVGRREQIIDCRAVMGLGEGGGLAQRGTFAEALRNDVVVVAMSPGRRHITKPVCEITYGIREAGIQTSVLVLNAGSGIPHDAPRGSLGSTFGIKPEEAEQINRHKLCIVHFGNVISHIVYKAALFLKYVEIPTIIVCQAPVDMEDLAKYGVKTINVMPLEPKTKGIVVDIVTGVIRGESCPQSKIDEIIRKIKKHLN; this comes from the coding sequence ATGGTTGTTGGTAGAAGAGAGCAAATTATAGATTGTAGAGCAGTGATGGGATTAGGAGAAGGGGGAGGATTGGCGCAAAGAGGGACATTTGCAGAGGCTCTAAGAAACGATGTAGTAGTTGTAGCGATGTCGCCAGGAAGAAGGCATATAACAAAACCAGTGTGTGAAATAACATATGGTATAAGAGAAGCAGGTATTCAAACCAGTGTTCTCGTATTAAACGCTGGATCAGGAATACCTCATGATGCTCCAAGAGGTTCTTTGGGATCAACTTTTGGAATTAAACCAGAAGAGGCAGAGCAAATAAATAGACATAAACTTTGCATAGTACATTTTGGAAATGTTATTAGTCATATTGTATATAAAGCCGCCTTGTTTCTAAAATATGTAGAAATTCCTACAATTATCGTATGTCAAGCTCCTGTAGATATGGAAGACCTTGCCAAATATGGTGTAAAGACTATAAATGTTATGCCTTTAGAACCTAAAACTAAAGGAATCGTTGTCGATATTGTAACAGGAGTTATTAGAGGAGAATCCTGTCCACAAAGTAAAATTGATGAAATCATAAGAAAAATAAAGAAGCATTTAAATTGA
- the mcrD gene encoding methyl-coenzyme M reductase operon protein D, whose protein sequence is MIEVEIFPYRYLKASTTEKFLNKIYDLKTVERVVIHGQPLPKVVPYGPARGTPVNHTERKVINVKGVPVELTVMAGRFWITLSDDSELDKLDEICKEMFPFGYNLRVGKFLKDRPTVTDYIKYGEDGVFLINEMDRRLIGMVDPRSRMANSVDIIEKDGNEE, encoded by the coding sequence ATGATAGAAGTTGAAATTTTCCCTTATAGATACTTAAAAGCCTCTACAACTGAAAAATTTCTTAATAAAATATATGACTTAAAGACCGTGGAGAGAGTAGTAATCCACGGTCAACCCCTTCCTAAAGTTGTTCCTTATGGACCTGCCAGAGGAACACCAGTAAATCACACAGAAAGGAAAGTAATTAATGTTAAAGGAGTTCCAGTAGAACTTACAGTTATGGCAGGGAGATTTTGGATAACACTTAGTGATGACAGTGAATTAGACAAATTAGATGAAATATGTAAAGAGATGTTTCCATTTGGATACAATTTAAGAGTAGGGAAATTCTTAAAAGACAGACCAACAGTTACAGATTATATTAAATATGGAGAAGATGGCGTTTTCTTAATAAATGAGATGGATAGAAGATTAATAGGAATGGTTGATCCAAGAAGTAGAATGGCTAATTCAGTAGATATCATTGAGAAAGATGGAAATGAGGAATGA
- the mcrB gene encoding coenzyme-B sulfoethylthiotransferase subunit beta — protein sequence MVKYKDTINLYDAKGNLVEENVPLEAISPLYNPTIQKLVRDVKRTVAVNLAGIENALKTGQVGGKGCKIKGREIDLPIVENAETIAEYLEKVIRVSEDDDTSIKLINDGKQMAVQIPTKRLDIAAEYSVSVLVTAQALKEAIIRTFDIDIFDAPMVHAAILGGYPHDVSMKGSNIMALLGSPLSLEGPGYALRNIMVNHFVACTKKNIMNAVAFAAIMEQTAMFEMGDAVGLFERLHLLGLAYEGLNADNLVIDLVKANGKNGTVGTVVASVVERALEDGVIKEDKKLSSGFTLYKPVDVAKWNAYAAAGLVAAAIVNCGAARAAQNIASTILYYNDILEYETGLPGVDFGRAEGTAVGFSFFSHSIYGGGGPGIFNGNHIVTRHSKGFAIPPVAAAMCLDAGTQMFSPERTSALVGTVFSAIDEFREPLKYVIEGALEVKDKI from the coding sequence ATGGTTAAGTATAAAGACACCATAAACTTGTATGATGCAAAGGGTAATTTAGTAGAAGAAAATGTTCCATTAGAAGCTATTAGTCCATTGTATAACCCAACAATTCAGAAGTTAGTTAGAGACGTTAAGAGAACAGTTGCAGTTAACTTAGCAGGTATTGAAAATGCATTAAAAACTGGTCAAGTTGGTGGAAAAGGTTGCAAAATTAAAGGGAGAGAAATTGATTTACCAATTGTTGAAAATGCTGAAACAATTGCTGAATACTTAGAAAAAGTTATTAGAGTTTCAGAAGATGATGACACCTCAATTAAATTAATTAACGACGGAAAGCAGATGGCTGTTCAAATACCAACAAAAAGATTAGATATTGCAGCAGAATATTCAGTTTCTGTATTGGTTACTGCTCAGGCATTGAAAGAGGCTATTATAAGAACCTTTGATATAGATATCTTTGACGCTCCAATGGTTCATGCTGCTATTTTGGGAGGTTATCCACACGATGTTTCAATGAAAGGTTCAAATATTATGGCATTATTAGGTAGTCCATTATCATTAGAAGGTCCAGGTTATGCATTAAGAAATATTATGGTAAATCATTTTGTAGCTTGTACAAAGAAAAATATTATGAATGCTGTAGCATTCGCGGCAATAATGGAACAAACAGCAATGTTTGAAATGGGAGATGCTGTTGGATTATTTGAAAGGTTACACTTATTAGGATTAGCTTATGAAGGATTAAATGCTGACAACTTAGTAATTGACTTAGTAAAAGCAAACGGTAAGAATGGAACTGTTGGAACCGTTGTAGCCTCAGTAGTTGAAAGAGCTTTAGAAGATGGAGTAATAAAAGAGGATAAAAAATTATCCTCAGGATTTACATTATACAAACCTGTTGATGTTGCCAAGTGGAACGCTTATGCAGCAGCAGGTTTAGTTGCAGCAGCTATTGTAAATTGTGGAGCAGCAAGAGCCGCTCAAAATATTGCATCAACAATATTATACTACAACGATATTTTAGAATATGAAACTGGATTACCAGGAGTTGATTTTGGTAGAGCAGAAGGTACTGCAGTTGGTTTCAGTTTCTTCAGTCACTCAATCTATGGAGGAGGAGGGCCAGGTATCTTCAATGGAAACCACATTGTTACAAGACACTCCAAAGGGTTTGCTATTCCACCAGTTGCAGCTGCAATGTGTTTAGATGCAGGAACTCAGATGTTCTCACCAGAGAGAACTTCTGCATTAGTAGGAACGGTATTCAGTGCAATTGATGAGTTTAGAGAACCATTGAAGTATGTCATTGAAGGGGCATTAGAAGTTAAAGATAAAATCTAA
- the mmp10 gene encoding methyl coenzyme M reductase-arginine methyltransferase Mmp10 (Mmp10 (methanogenesis marker protein 10) is a cobalamin-requiring radical SAM methyltransferase that creates the methylarginine modification to methyl coenzyme M reductase.) produces MKESSLLVDLKGEPGINCNGFCKFCYFRKVDKKNPKPLGCRYCQFTFGCDYCTYSVREINGDFIPLPLALMEVQSSLLFKRYKKVNITGGGDISCYPQLVDLCKFINNMGLNIHLGYTSGKGFDNIDIAKNLVDYGVDEVTFSVFSTNAKLRKEWMNDKNAETALKCLKYFCEHCEVHCAIIVIPGVNDGEELKRTVSDLVDWGAKAVILMRFANSEEQGLILGNAPLLENIKTHTVEEFKKIIDEIHNEFGDSIRVTGTPLYDPITKTPFALADDENKHILERLKNKINGEATIITGNVAYPFLKKIFDETSVNVVRVNKDIADLITSKDLENLNLKDVKETVFIPPKAFVHDRVAEDLLRRDGIDRIVVRGVEQLTLDGEVSGVYSKKEALEFEINAFEELIGMINFFGMRKR; encoded by the coding sequence ATGAAAGAAAGTAGTTTGTTGGTAGATTTAAAAGGGGAGCCAGGAATTAACTGTAATGGGTTTTGCAAATTTTGTTATTTTAGAAAAGTTGATAAAAAAAATCCAAAACCTTTGGGTTGTAGATACTGTCAATTTACATTTGGCTGTGATTATTGTACTTACTCAGTTAGAGAAATTAATGGAGATTTTATTCCTTTACCATTGGCATTAATGGAAGTGCAAAGCAGTTTATTATTTAAAAGATACAAAAAAGTTAATATCACTGGAGGAGGAGATATAAGTTGTTATCCTCAATTAGTTGATTTATGTAAATTTATAAATAATATGGGGTTGAATATACATCTTGGATATACATCAGGCAAAGGTTTTGATAATATAGATATAGCCAAAAATTTAGTTGATTATGGAGTAGATGAAGTTACATTTTCAGTTTTTTCAACGAATGCAAAACTTAGAAAAGAGTGGATGAATGACAAAAATGCTGAAACTGCATTAAAATGCTTAAAATACTTTTGTGAGCATTGTGAAGTTCATTGTGCAATAATAGTTATTCCAGGAGTTAATGATGGTGAAGAATTAAAGAGAACTGTTTCAGATTTAGTAGATTGGGGAGCAAAGGCTGTTATATTAATGAGATTTGCGAATTCTGAAGAACAAGGATTAATATTAGGAAATGCTCCATTACTTGAAAATATAAAAACGCATACAGTTGAAGAATTTAAAAAGATAATTGATGAAATTCACAACGAATTTGGAGACAGTATTAGAGTTACTGGAACCCCATTATATGATCCAATTACAAAAACTCCTTTTGCGTTGGCAGATGATGAAAATAAACATATTTTAGAAAGATTAAAAAATAAAATAAATGGAGAGGCTACAATAATAACTGGAAATGTTGCTTATCCATTCTTAAAAAAGATTTTTGACGAAACTTCTGTTAATGTTGTTAGAGTCAATAAAGACATTGCAGATTTAATAACTTCTAAAGATTTAGAAAATCTAAATTTAAAAGATGTTAAAGAAACTGTTTTTATTCCTCCTAAAGCATTTGTGCACGATAGAGTAGCAGAAGATCTTTTAAGGAGAGATGGAATAGACAGAATAGTTGTTAGAGGAGTAGAACAATTAACCTTAGATGGAGAAGTTAGCGGAGTATATAGCAAAAAAGAGGCATTAGAATTTGAAATTAATGCATTTGAAGAGTTAATAGGAATGATTAACTTTTTTGGAATGAGGAAGAGATAA
- the mfnF gene encoding (4-{4-[2-(gamma-L-glutamylamino)ethyl]phenoxymethyl}furan-2-yl)methanamine synthase: MILGIDIGGANTKITEIENDRYKIHHIYFPMWKKKDELPDLLKSYNNDNVEYVALVMTAELADCYKTKKEGVYDIINKVEQSFNCPIYVFDVDGNFLTTEEAKKNYLKVSASNWVATGKFVSEFIKESCILVDMGSTTTDIIPIKNKKILAEKTDLDRLMNNQLVYVGALRTPVSFLANKIEFRGKLTNLSSEYFSITADISLILNKISENEYSCETPDNGGKDFKSCLTRLARVLCADLNMVSEDEIIDFAKKLYNKLLNLIRENVDSVSKRYNLNDIVITGLGEDILKDALTDYNIISIKELYGKDVSLATPSFAVADLLSALKGRRFP; the protein is encoded by the coding sequence ATGATTTTAGGAATTGATATTGGAGGAGCAAATACAAAAATTACAGAGATTGAAAATGATAGATATAAAATTCATCACATATATTTTCCAATGTGGAAGAAAAAAGATGAATTACCAGATTTATTGAAATCTTATAATAATGACAATGTTGAATATGTCGCATTAGTAATGACTGCTGAATTAGCAGACTGTTATAAAACAAAAAAAGAGGGAGTTTATGACATAATAAATAAAGTTGAACAATCTTTTAATTGTCCAATATATGTTTTTGATGTTGATGGAAATTTTTTAACAACAGAAGAGGCTAAGAAAAATTATTTAAAAGTTTCAGCGTCAAATTGGGTAGCTACAGGAAAATTTGTTTCTGAATTTATAAAAGAGAGTTGTATTTTAGTAGATATGGGCTCTACGACAACTGATATAATTCCAATAAAAAACAAAAAGATTTTAGCAGAAAAAACTGATTTAGATAGATTAATGAATAACCAACTTGTTTATGTTGGGGCATTGAGAACACCAGTAAGTTTTTTAGCTAATAAAATAGAATTTAGAGGAAAATTAACCAATCTATCATCAGAATACTTCTCCATAACAGCAGATATTTCTTTAATTCTTAATAAGATTAGTGAAAATGAGTATAGTTGTGAAACTCCAGATAACGGAGGAAAAGATTTTAAAAGTTGTTTGACAAGATTGGCAAGAGTTTTGTGTGCTGATTTAAATATGGTTAGTGAGGATGAAATTATTGACTTTGCAAAAAAACTTTACAATAAACTACTAAATTTAATTAGAGAAAATGTAGATAGTGTTTCAAAGAGATATAATTTAAATGATATAGTGATTACAGGACTCGGAGAGGATATATTAAAAGATGCATTAACAGATTATAATATAATCTCTATAAAAGAGCTGTATGGTAAAGATGTTTCCTTAGCAACTCCAAGTTTTGCCGTAGCTGACCTCCTCTCCGCCCTAAAGGGGCGGAGGTTCCCATAG
- the priS gene encoding DNA primase catalytic subunit PriS has protein sequence MNAFVEVQKLYKEYYKFAIKNNILEVPEDIEHREFGYGYLKKVDNRNLSFKNERVYKDWVLKNSPMHLYKSLAYMLYPNNPGGAEKKGVFRRELAFDIDVHKTNKCKHEDDWICKYCLKEAKNQVIYLIEEFLIPDFGLNEEDIKIVFSGNRGYHIYIKPKNNKIRDIIENYSKDDRKFLINYILGKNLNLNKVGSGWRRRLIKAIKEKDKRISTKKLEKEKNWKKIIENFKSKNKIYKIIEETKNKLELDEKVMDDDIRLLRVINSLHGYTGFIVKSLDSLDDLKKFDPLKDAIFKNFENKFYEVNIYDSRKFEIEICGKKYTNKSKKITGSVLLYLFGHNIKFELLESH, from the coding sequence ATGAATGCATTTGTAGAAGTTCAGAAGTTATATAAAGAATATTACAAATTTGCAATAAAAAACAATATCCTTGAAGTCCCTGAAGATATAGAGCATAGGGAATTTGGTTATGGATATTTAAAAAAAGTCGATAATAGAAACTTATCCTTTAAAAATGAGAGAGTGTATAAAGATTGGGTTTTAAAAAATTCACCAATGCACTTATACAAATCCTTAGCTTATATGCTATATCCAAATAACCCTGGAGGGGCTGAAAAGAAAGGAGTATTTAGGAGAGAGTTGGCTTTTGATATAGATGTCCATAAAACTAATAAGTGTAAGCATGAGGATGATTGGATATGCAAATATTGTTTAAAGGAAGCAAAGAATCAAGTTATCTATTTAATTGAAGAATTTTTAATTCCTGACTTTGGATTAAATGAGGAGGATATAAAAATTGTATTTAGTGGTAATAGAGGTTATCATATCTATATAAAACCAAAAAATAACAAAATTAGAGACATTATTGAGAATTATTCAAAAGACGATAGAAAATTTTTAATTAACTACATCTTAGGAAAAAATTTAAATTTAAATAAGGTTGGTAGCGGTTGGAGAAGAAGATTAATAAAAGCAATTAAAGAAAAAGATAAAAGAATATCTACAAAAAAACTTGAAAAAGAAAAAAATTGGAAAAAAATTATAGAAAATTTTAAATCTAAAAATAAAATTTATAAAATTATTGAAGAAACTAAAAATAAACTTGAATTAGATGAAAAGGTTATGGATGATGATATAAGATTATTGAGAGTTATTAACTCTTTACATGGATATACAGGTTTTATCGTTAAATCATTAGATAGTTTAGATGACCTAAAAAAATTTGACCCATTAAAAGATGCTATATTCAAAAATTTTGAAAATAAATTTTATGAGGTCAATATATATGACAGTAGAAAATTCGAAATTGAAATATGTGGAAAAAAATATACTAATAAAAGTAAAAAAATTACTGGTTCAGTTTTGTTATATCTATTTGGACACAACATTAAATTTGAACTACTTGAATCCCATTAA
- a CDS encoding DUF166 family protein — MKVAILSEGLYGDRAYKTIKSKFPCDFIVVKYNYEDFDKIGIYEEIIKKLKDYDLFITYILNPDVAYEIVKKIKEINEKAFVIVGAWKGLGFKKQLESFKNAFCPDLMCNIDENELKKYLYKYPQLKEFLKFFGKPKVKLYIKDNIIKKVEILREAPCGSTSETLKEYIGKEFSNETLTNMGLRVQHFCRAGKIRLFVEKESKKTRAGKLLVNGIQVVQI, encoded by the coding sequence GTGAAAGTTGCTATTTTAAGTGAAGGACTATATGGAGATAGAGCATATAAAACTATTAAGTCAAAATTTCCATGTGATTTTATTGTAGTCAAATATAATTATGAAGATTTTGATAAAATTGGAATATATGAAGAAATTATTAAAAAATTAAAAGATTACGATTTGTTTATCACATATATTTTAAATCCAGATGTAGCTTATGAAATTGTTAAAAAAATAAAGGAAATTAATGAAAAAGCTTTTGTTATTGTGGGAGCTTGGAAAGGTTTAGGATTCAAAAAACAGTTGGAGAGTTTTAAAAATGCTTTTTGTCCAGATTTAATGTGTAATATTGATGAAAATGAATTAAAAAAATATCTATATAAATATCCCCAATTAAAAGAGTTTTTAAAGTTTTTTGGAAAGCCTAAAGTAAAGTTATATATTAAAGATAATATAATTAAAAAAGTTGAGATTTTAAGAGAAGCTCCATGTGGTTCAACGTCAGAAACTTTAAAGGAATACATAGGCAAGGAATTTAGTAACGAAACTTTAACAAATATGGGTTTGAGAGTTCAACACTTTTGTAGGGCTGGAAAAATAAGGTTATTTGTAGAAAAAGAAAGTAAAAAAACAAGGGCTGGGAAATTATTAGTTAATGGGATTCAAGTAGTTCAAATTTAA
- a CDS encoding bis-aminopropyl spermidine synthase family protein gives MKVIGKIGKGVKKIKEDDLEELKYNLLLDYISKKVDISEGKRAVEDIIRVIYRHQPISTKKIAQKTKLPLPIVAKVRTILEREKLLKRCEKGAELTEKGLKFAENVLKLKYKKSLTCKTCKGRGIVLDEFFEEILNKVKIWSKKRPVVDTSLDQSFATPETSTYRAALMYERGDLEGKNILFVGDDDLTSLPTALTNMAENIVVVDIDERILKLIEKFAEKENVNIKTVKYDLRNPLPEELKEKFDVISTDPPYTVDGLKLFLSRGIEGLGNEGVAYLSYSHKPIEEWLLIQKAITDMGFVISELIPNFNYYEGSEIIANTTFISRLIGKDLKVNIGDINKIYTGLVKPVIRYYKCLKCGKIYKVGDKIKKVEDLVCECGSKKFKMIKREKIKNQNE, from the coding sequence ATGAAAGTTATAGGTAAAATTGGAAAAGGCGTTAAAAAGATTAAAGAAGATGATTTAGAAGAATTAAAATATAACTTACTTTTAGATTATATATCTAAAAAAGTTGATATTAGTGAAGGAAAGAGGGCTGTAGAAGATATAATTAGAGTGATATATAGGCATCAACCAATATCAACCAAAAAAATAGCACAAAAAACTAAATTACCTTTACCAATAGTGGCTAAGGTTAGAACTATCTTAGAAAGAGAAAAACTCTTAAAAAGATGTGAAAAAGGGGCTGAATTAACTGAAAAAGGATTAAAATTTGCTGAAAATGTTTTAAAATTGAAGTATAAAAAATCTCTTACATGTAAAACTTGCAAAGGTAGAGGCATAGTATTAGATGAATTTTTTGAAGAGATTTTAAATAAGGTTAAAATATGGAGTAAAAAGAGACCAGTAGTTGATACATCATTAGATCAATCTTTTGCCACCCCTGAGACATCAACATACAGAGCGGCATTAATGTATGAGAGAGGAGATTTAGAGGGGAAGAATATTTTATTTGTTGGAGATGATGATCTAACCTCTCTACCAACAGCACTCACAAATATGGCTGAAAATATTGTGGTTGTAGATATAGACGAAAGAATTTTAAAATTAATAGAAAAATTTGCAGAGAAGGAAAATGTTAATATTAAAACTGTTAAGTATGATTTAAGAAATCCACTACCTGAGGAGTTAAAAGAAAAGTTTGATGTAATTTCAACAGATCCTCCATATACTGTTGATGGTTTAAAGCTATTTCTGTCAAGAGGGATTGAAGGATTAGGGAATGAGGGAGTTGCCTATTTATCTTATTCTCACAAACCTATAGAAGAATGGTTGTTAATTCAGAAGGCAATAACTGATATGGGATTCGTTATTTCTGAACTAATCCCCAACTTTAATTACTATGAAGGTAGTGAAATAATAGCAAATACTACATTTATATCAAGATTAATTGGAAAAGATTTAAAAGTAAATATAGGAGACATAAATAAAATATACACTGGCTTAGTAAAACCAGTTATTAGATATTATAAGTGTTTAAAATGTGGAAAAATTTATAAGGTTGGAGATAAAATAAAAAAAGTTGAAGATTTAGTTTGTGAATGTGGAAGTAAAAAATTTAAAATGATTAAGAGAGAAAAGATTAAAAATCAAAATGAGTAA
- a CDS encoding radical SAM protein → MKLERYLAVSKDIIPAKFIISKSIEVENFECLEINELWEIHNRTLKKVDFNKFDFYDIEYVSPNLLDLKIEIAKRIFENCKFCEHRCYVNRKIERGFCRIKESYYSTEFLHLGEERVLIPSHTIFFCGCNFKCVFCQNWDISQVYFDRSIINRCIPYNPKKIANIIENKRVYSKNVNFVGGEPTPHLLSILKTLKYLNRNIPVVWNSNMYLTVESLNLLKGVVDVFLTDFKFGNNKCGERLSNVKNYFDIVGRNHLLIKDEEVIIRHLVLPNHIDCCTEKIFQFISNNLYNAVVNVMFQYRPEYKAKEYPDISRILNYEEIERVIYLVEKYNLDVISD, encoded by the coding sequence ATGAAACTTGAAAGATACTTGGCAGTTTCAAAAGATATAATTCCAGCAAAATTTATAATATCCAAATCTATAGAGGTTGAAAATTTTGAATGTTTAGAAATAAATGAATTGTGGGAAATTCACAATAGAACATTAAAAAAAGTTGATTTTAATAAGTTTGACTTCTATGATATTGAATATGTATCTCCAAACTTGTTAGATTTGAAAATAGAAATTGCCAAAAGAATTTTTGAAAATTGTAAGTTTTGTGAGCATAGATGTTATGTAAATAGAAAAATTGAAAGAGGATTTTGTAGAATAAAGGAAAGTTATTATTCTACAGAATTTTTGCATCTTGGAGAAGAGAGAGTTTTAATTCCCTCACATACAATTTTTTTCTGTGGGTGTAATTTTAAATGTGTCTTCTGCCAAAATTGGGATATATCTCAAGTATATTTTGATAGAAGTATAATAAATAGATGTATTCCATACAATCCTAAGAAAATTGCCAATATTATTGAAAATAAGAGAGTATATTCAAAAAATGTAAATTTTGTTGGTGGAGAACCAACTCCTCATTTATTGAGCATACTAAAAACATTGAAGTATTTAAATAGAAATATTCCAGTGGTTTGGAATTCAAATATGTATCTAACTGTTGAATCTCTCAATTTATTAAAGGGCGTTGTTGATGTATTTTTAACTGATTTTAAATTTGGAAATAACAAATGTGGAGAAAGATTATCAAATGTTAAAAACTATTTTGATATAGTAGGTAGAAACCATCTCCTAATAAAAGATGAGGAAGTTATAATAAGACATTTAGTTCTACCAAACCATATTGACTGTTGCACAGAAAAAATTTTCCAATTTATTTCTAATAATCTATATAATGCTGTAGTTAATGTTATGTTTCAATATCGCCCAGAATACAAGGCAAAAGAATATCCAGATATAAGTAGAATATTAAATTATGAAGAAATAGAGAGAGTTATATACTTAGTTGAAAAGTATAACTTAGATGTAATTTCTGATTAA
- a CDS encoding 30S ribosomal protein S8e encodes MSVWQGRSRRKPTGGLYKPARKKRKYEMGREPIETHVADSLKIKKVRTRGGNLKVKVVRADFANVLDPETNTCKKVKILRVKENTANLHYVRRNVITKGAIIETEIGLAKVTSRPGQDGTINAVLIKE; translated from the coding sequence ATGAGTGTATGGCAAGGTAGAAGTAGAAGAAAACCAACAGGAGGTTTATATAAACCAGCAAGAAAAAAGAGAAAGTATGAGATGGGTAGAGAGCCTATAGAAACACACGTAGCAGATAGTTTAAAAATAAAGAAAGTTAGAACAAGAGGAGGTAACTTAAAAGTTAAAGTTGTTAGAGCTGATTTTGCTAATGTATTAGATCCAGAAACAAACACTTGTAAAAAAGTTAAAATACTAAGAGTTAAAGAAAACACTGCAAATCTTCACTATGTTAGAAGAAACGTTATAACAAAAGGAGCAATTATCGAAACTGAAATTGGATTAGCAAAAGTTACCTCAAGACCAGGACAGGATGGAACAATCAACGCAGTTTTAATTAAAGAATAA
- a CDS encoding 2,5-diamino-6-(ribosylamino)-4(3H)-pyrimidinone 5'-phosphate reductase, whose protein sequence is MTKKPYVISNVGMSLDGKLATVNNDSRISCEEDLIRVHKIRANVDGIMVGIGTVLKDDPRLTVHKIKSDKNPVRIVVDSKLRIPLNARVLNKEAKTIIATTEDSDEEKEKKIKILKDMGVEVVRCGKGKVDLKKLMGILYEKGIKSILLEGGGTLNWGMFKEGLVDEVSVYIAPKIFGGKDAPTYVDGEGFKTVDECVKLELKNFYKLGEGIVLEFKVKK, encoded by the coding sequence ATGACAAAAAAGCCTTATGTAATATCAAATGTAGGAATGTCGTTAGATGGAAAGTTAGCCACAGTAAATAACGATTCAAGAATATCCTGTGAAGAGGATTTAATAAGAGTTCATAAAATTAGGGCTAATGTAGATGGAATTATGGTGGGTATTGGAACAGTTTTAAAGGATGATCCAAGATTAACAGTTCATAAAATTAAAAGTGATAAAAATCCTGTTAGAATAGTTGTTGATAGCAAGTTGAGAATTCCTCTAAATGCAAGAGTTTTAAACAAGGAAGCAAAAACTATAATTGCCACTACAGAAGATAGTGATGAAGAAAAAGAAAAGAAAATAAAAATACTAAAAGATATGGGAGTAGAAGTTGTTAGATGTGGTAAAGGAAAAGTGGATTTAAAAAAATTAATGGGGATACTTTATGAAAAAGGAATAAAGAGCATTTTGTTAGAAGGCGGGGGAACATTAAACTGGGGTATGTTTAAGGAAGGTTTAGTAGATGAAGTTTCTGTCTATATAGCTCCAAAAATATTTGGTGGAAAAGATGCTCCTACCTATGTAGATGGGGAAGGTTTTAAAACCGTTGATGAATGTGTTAAATTAGAATTAAAAAACTTTTATAAATTGGGAGAGGGAATTGTTTTAGAATTTAAAGTGAAGAAGTGA